One window of Nymphaea colorata isolate Beijing-Zhang1983 chromosome 1, ASM883128v2, whole genome shotgun sequence genomic DNA carries:
- the LOC116256035 gene encoding auxin-responsive protein IAA16-like, producing the protein METELTLGLPGGNRTAGDAGKAGTKRAYRETINLSTGAGSSSEPAIVAKEELNHAGKMLEAKAQLVGWPPVRSFRMNALKSCRYVKVALDGAPYLRKVGLETHGGYHQLLDALDNMFGCSKLRKYPDESKPVEQASDSEYVAAYEDRDGDWMLVGDVPWEMFVESCKRMRLMKNSDAIGLAPRTPDKRTN; encoded by the exons ATGGAAACAGAGCTGACTCTAGGCTTGCCTGGTGGCAACAGAACCGCTGGTGATGCAGGGAAAGCCGGCACGAAACGTGCATACCGGGAAACCATCAATCTTAGCACAGGCGCGGGATCTTCCAGTGAGCCGGCCATTGTCGCCAAAGAGGAGCTCAACCATGCCGGAAAAATGCTAGAAGCCAA GGCTCAGTTGGTAGGATGGCCTCCAGTGAGATCCTTCAGGATGAATGCATTGAAGAGCTGTAGGTACGTGAAGGTGGCACTGGATGGTGCACCCTATCTGCGCAAGGTGGGCTTGGAAACACACGGCGGCTACCATCAATTGTTGGATGCTCTTGACAATATGTTTGGTTGCTCCAAGTTGC GCAAGTACCCTGATGAGAGCAAGCCGGTGGAGCAGGCAAGTGACAGTGAGTATGTTGCTGCCTACGAGGACAGAGATGGCGACTGGATGCTGGTTGGCGATGTTCCATGGGA GATGTTTGTGGAATCCTGCAAGCGTATGCGCCTGATGAAGAATTCAGATGCTATTGGCTTGG CGCCAAGGACTCCAGACAAACGCACCAATTGA
- the LOC116262754 gene encoding auxin-induced protein 22A-like, which yields MEGQGAELEMITELRLGLPGSDPTPQSSPKRKRVGFTAAGEGEEEEVSARTEEIKGGDDQKVVGWPPVCSYRMVSFKGRSEEERSEVYVKVSMDGVPFLRKMHLKAYKGYSDLSRVFATMFSNLALGEGCSNSEYITAYEDKDGDWMLVGDVPFEMFVESCKRLRIMRRTEAINMSTGFEEPRKKRKLSSN from the exons ATGGAAGGCCAAGGCGCAGAGTTGGAGATGATCACCGAGCTGAGGCTGGGCCTGCCGGGTTCCGATCCCACGCCACAGTCGTCCCCTAAGAGGAAGAGAGTCGGTTTCACGGCCGCCGGAGaaggggaggaagaggaagtcaGCGCGAGGACGGAGGAGATCAAGGGCGGTGACGATCAGAAGGTGGTAGGGTGGCCGCCCGTCTGCTCTTACAGGATGGTCAGCTTCAAGGGCAGGAGCGAGGAGGAGAGGTCGGAGGTGTACGTCAAGGTGAGCATGGACGGTGTTCCGTTCCTAAGGAAGATGCACCTCAAGGCCTACAAGGGATACTCCGACCTCTCCCGCGTGTTTGCCACCATGTTTTCCAACCTTGCTCTCG GGGAAGGTTGCAGTAACTCAGAGTACATCACCGCATATGAAGATAAAGACGGAGATTGGATGCTGGTTGGAGACGTTCCCTTTGA GATGTTTGTGGAGTCATGCAAAAGGCTCAGGATTATGAGAAGAACCGAGGCGATCAATATGAGCACAGGCTTTGAGGAGCccagaaagaagagaaaattgtCCTCAAACtga
- the LOC116249073 gene encoding 54S ribosomal protein L51, mitochondrial-like has translation MALRGVWQLKKLVVSYCDWGGSSRGIRACMESHLPAFKESNPQLEVVTELIRGQHPHLKGFFKNKNERVICVKNMTPEDILQHATSLRNALGRKVVKLKTRHLTKHPTVQGTWTTDLKF, from the exons ATGGCATTGAGAGGGGTTTGGCAGCTGAAAAAGCTTGTTGTGAGCTACTGTGACTGGGGTGGAAGCAGTCGAGGAATAAG GGCATGCATGGAATCCCATTTGCCAGCATTCAAAGAAAGTAACCCTCAGCTAGAAGTAGTTACTGAGCTGATTCGTGGTCAGCATCCACACCTGAAGGGCTTCTTCA AAAACAAAAACGAACGAGTTATATGTGTTAAGAATATGACTCCTGAAGATATACTGCAGCATGCAACCAGTCTAAGAAATGCATTAGGAAGGAAAGTGGTCAAGTTGAAGACCAGGCATCTCACAAAACATCCTACTGTGCAGGGCACATGGACTACcgatctaaaattttga
- the LOC116261840 gene encoding prefoldin subunit 2 has translation MAEKGGTDRELTNEQAIANAYGVMRSEINQLYSKITELEMEVSEHSLVINAIQPLDPSRKCYRMIGGVLVERTIKEVLPAVQRNMEGLKEVISQLNEALEKKKQKLLEFETKYKIRIKKGDNESQDEGARKEGSAQGVLVGPASTEKE, from the coding sequence ATGGCTGAAAAGGGTGGTACAGATAGGGAACTGACAAATGAGCAGGCCATTGCTAATGCATATGGTGTCATGAGGTCAGAGATTAACCAACTGTACTCAAAGATCACAGAGCTGGAGATGGAAGTTAGTGAGCACTCGCTTGTGATTAATGCGATTCAGCCACTTGACCCATCAAGAAAGTGCTACCGGATGATTGGTGGTGTGCTGGTTGAAAGAACAATCAAGGAGGTCTTGCCTGCCGTTCAGCGCAACATGGAGGGATTAAAAGAGGTAATTTCTCAGCTTAACGAAGCCttggagaaaaagaagcagaaatTACTTGAGTTTGAAACCAAATACAAGATCAGGATAAAGAAAGGTGACAACGAATCACAAGATGAAGGTGCACGCAAGGAAGGCTCTGCACAGGGTGTGTTGGTCGGCCCTGCCAGCACTGAAAAAGAGTGA
- the LOC116264416 gene encoding palmitoyl-acyl carrier protein thioesterase, chloroplastic-like: MVVAAAAAIFAAATALISPDVYRFKPKAALASGPNNLSANGIKLKPNAGGIQVKTNAHAAPKINGSKVVFTTTDNGKAAGLMDEDEFPSYSSSSQQGKTIINQLPDWSVLLAAITAMVLAAEKQLINFDWKPKRPDMLMETFGFGRIVHDGFVFRQNFPIRSYEIGADRTASIETLMNHLQETSLNHVKRAGLLGDGFGSTPEMSKRGLIWVVTRMQIVVDRYPSWGDIVEVDTWVGSSGKNGMRRDWCVRDCNTRETVARATSVWVMMNKGTRKLSKMPDEVRGEIGPYFFEAAPIIDEDGGKLPKLDDTTADGVRTGLMPRWYDLDVNQHVNNVKYINWILESAPISILESYELASMTLEYRRECVRNSIVQSLTSLSDKETPSSGLECTHLLRLEDGAELVRGRTQWRPKHKGPH; encoded by the exons ATGGTTgtagctgctgctgctgccattTTTGCAGCTGCCACGGCCTTGATTTCACCAGATGTCTACCGGTTTAAGCCCAAGGCGGCGCTTGCATCTGGCCCTAACAACTTGAGTGCAAACGGGATCAAACTAAAACCAAATGCTGGTGGGATTCAGGTTAAGACAAATGCCCATGCAGCTCCAAAAATCAACGGTAGCAAGGTGGTGTTCACGACAACTGACAATGGCAAGGCTGCAGGTCTGATGGATGAGGATGAGTTTCCTTCTTATTCATCTTCTTCACAGCAAGGGAAAACGATTATCAATCAATTGCCAGATTGGAGTGTGTTGCTTGCTGCGATAACAGCGATGGTTTTAGCTGCGGAGAagcaattaattaattttgactGGAAGCCGAAGAGGCCGGACATGCTGATGGAAACATTCGGGTTTGGGAGAATAGTTCATGACGGATTTGTGTTTAGGCAGAATTTTCCTATTAGGTCTTATGAAATTGGAGCAGACAGGACGGCTTCCATAGAGACATTGATGAATCATCTACAA GAAACATCTCTCAACCATGTCAAGCGCGCCGGACTCTTGGGAGATGGTTTTGGTTCAACACCTGAGATGTCTAAGAGAGGTTTAATATGGGTTGTCACTCGCATGCAGATTGTTGTTGACCGATACCCATCATG GGGTGATATTGTTGAGGTGGATACATGGGTTGGCTCATCAGGAAAGAATGGCATGCGTCGTGATTGGTGTGTACGTGATTGTAACACAAGAGAAACTGTGGCAAGAGCTACCAG TGTCTGGGTGATGATGAATAAAGGAACAAGGAAATTGTCAAAAATGCCAGATGAAGTGAGAGGAGAAATAGGGCCTTATTTCTTTGAGGCTGCACCTATCATTGATGAGGATGGTGGGAAATTGCCTAAACTTGATGACACAACTGCAGATGGCGTTCGAACTGGCCTAATG CCTCGTTGGTACGATCTGGATGTCAACCAACATGTTAACAATGTCAAATACATAAACTGGATACTTGAG AGTGCACCAATATCCATTCTTGAAAGCTATGAGTTGGCGAGTATGACCCTCGAGTATAGGCGGGAATGTGTACGTAATAGCATTGTGCAGTCGCTGACAAGCTTATCTGATAAGGAAACACCCAGTTCTGGTTTGGAGTGCACCCACTTGCTTCGGCTGGAAGATGGGGCTGAGCTTGTACGAGGACGAACTCAATGGAGGCCTAAGCACAAAGGCCCGCATTGA